GTTGAACAGGTCGGCCGCGCCAAGCATTAGCGCGGCCACCAGCAGCTGGCGGCTGCTCAGACCGGCGTTGCGGGCGAGTTCCTCACCTCCGGTCGCGGCGGACCCCGTATCGGTGTGGGTGCCGGCGAGGTCAGCGCGTTCGGTCAGGATCAGCGCAGCGCTGAGATAGGTCATGGCGGCGCCGATGATGAACGCCGTCCTGAAGGTGATGGTGCCGGAGAACGCGGCGACCAGGCCCGGTCCGGCGGTCATGCCGATGACCGCGGCGGCACCAAACCGGCCGAGGGCCTTGGCGCGGCCGATGGAGGAGCGTTGCCCGAGCTGGCTGGTCAGCTGATACAGGCCGGGCATGGCGAACCCTTCACCGACGCCCCACAGGACACGAAAGGCCACGATCGAGGTGGCGTTGGTGGAGGTGGCCAACGCCAGGGTGGCGGTGGCCGCGACGCAGAGGCCACCGAACGCCACCGGCAGGCCGCCCCAGCGGTCGACCAAGCGGCCGCCGAAGGGTTGGACCACGGCCTTGGCGGCGGCGAACCCGCCGAACGCGATCCCGATCTGCAGCGGGCTCATGTCGAACCGGTCGGCCAGTAGCGGCACGAACGGGACGAGCACGGTGTAGGCCATGTTCGCCAGGGCCACCGCGAACAGCAGCCGGGGTAGGGCGGTGCGGCGCACCCGGGTCCGGGTGGCTGGCTGTGCGCTCACGCCGGCTGACCGAGCATCTGCGCGATGGTGGTGTCCATCTTCACCAGCTCACTCTCGATGCGAGGGTCTTCGGCGGTAACGAAGACGGGCGTCCACTGGTCGGTGGCGGTGAAGCCGCGACGTTGCTTGAAGGTGACGTTGCCGCGGCCGAAGTCCAGCACGGTGATCGCTGATCCGCAGATCGACTGGATCGTCTCGTGCAGCAAGAAGGTGTAGGCGTGGTGCTCCTCCATGCCATGCTGCTCGACACCGGCCGCCCACAGCACCATCACGTTGTCGTGGACGAACGCCAGGGTGCCGGCCAGGACCTCACCGCCGGACTCAGCGGTGAGGAGCGCAGCCATCGGTGTGCGGGCCATCGTCAGCAGTGACGCGGTGTCGTACAGCGCCGGGATGCCGTGCCGGGTCGCGGACTGGGTGGTGAGGTCGGCGAACCGGTGGATCTTCGCCTCCAGCTGTTCCTCGTCGTGGCGGTAGCGGTGGAAGGTGACGCCGGCTTCTTGGGCGCGCCGGTGCTCGCGGCGCATGCCGCTGCGGCCGGACTTGGACAGGCCGGCCAGGTAGTCCTCGATGCTGGCGGGTACCTGTAGCCGGCTGATGACGTCCAGGCGCATGAGGAGCGCGTTCTGCGCGGCGCGGGCGACCTGGACCAGGTCGGGGCGTTCCAGGCCGGGGATCACCAGCGCCTGAGCCTGCCAGGTTCGTGTCTGCTCCAGGGCGGCTGCGACCACGTGAGTGAACTGCTCGATCGTCAGTGTGTTCAGCGGACTGGTGCTGGCGTACAGGGTGCCGAGGTAGGCGACGTTGCCTGACCAGATGGCAGGGGCGTCACCGTCGGCCTCATACCCGGTCCAGAACGGGCTGTCAGAGATCAGCCGGAGCCGCTGCCCGTCGGCAACGGCATGGCCGTTGCCGACGGGCAGCGAGGTCTCCGCCAGGCAGGACTCGATAGAGGTGGCAGACCAGGCGTTCTGCCACTGCCGCTGGTTGAACAGCGCCCCGCAGTCGGTGACCAACTGTGCCCCTGCGCTCACCTGGGTACCTTCCCGTTGGTGTGGAGCGGGCACTGCTCCAGCAGCCGGGTGTTCTGGTCCGGTAGCGCGTACTGGCGCCACTCCCGCATCGTCGGATCACCGTAGGCCAGATCGACCAGCTGCGGGTGGGGCGGCACGGCGTCCCAGTCCTCGACCCGGGCGTAGATGTCCTCACGGATGCGTTCACCGCCGGGGTCGCCACGGTCGACGCCGAAGAAGATCCGGCGCGGCTGGAAGCACATCAGGAAGTGCTCTCCCATCCGGCGGCTGCGGCGGTGCTGGTAGGCGGGGATGCAGGGGAAGGCGAACATTGGGTCGCCGGCGCGCTGGAGCGCCTCGAGCTGCATGGCGGCGTCTTGCTCAAGGGTGCTCACTCGCGCGTATCCCCACTGGGTCACGACCGCCGCCCTTCACCAAATGTTCGAAAGTACCGAAACTGACCGGTTGAACTCGCCACCGTTTACGCACCCTGAGATGGCGATCATGCGTGGCTGACTGTGCGACGCTTCGCCTTTTCTCTAGTTCCGCACCCGCGCATTGAGCACCATCGACGGCTGTTGTTCTTGCTGTGGTCGAGGTAGAACCATCCGCACAACTCGGCGGCGCACAGGCGTGTGCGTGCCATGAGCCTTGGGTCGGTGAGAAGGCTCGCCGCTTCAAGCGCAACGTGGTAGCGCACGTTCTCTAAGCAGGGGCGGTCCCATGCCCAAGTCAACGACGGCGGGCCCCCGATGAGCCTGCGATGGGTACACGCTTCGACGCATGTATCGGAAACGACCTGCATCGCCATGTAGGAAGGCGCATGACCATTGTCGAAGGCAACCAAGATCGCGTGAACACTCTCGCGCAGGTGCACAACACGCCCGAGTTCATCGCGCGGCGAACCCAAGGGTGACTCGGGCGAGACATCCTCGATGCCGACGCGCCGCGCCCAGCGATACAGGTCATCAGGCGTTCGCAGCGTGTCGTCGGGGTGGTGTCCTGTGCGGTCTTCGATGGTGTTCACGAAGTCCAGGGCCACGTGGTCGCCGAGCAGCGCCAGGGCCTCCACATCGAGCATTCACTCACGCTACCTCACACCGATCCCCCAAAACATGTTTTGCTGGGCAGACTCACCACCAAAACGAGTTATGCCGGTGCAACCGGCGAGATCGGGGTACAGGCATGACTGACAACGCCAGCCGAGACAGCGCAGCCAGCGGCCGGTGGCGGCGCGACTTCCGCTTCGTGTGGGCGGCCGAGAGCGCATCACTACTCGGCTCTCAGGTGCTCCAGCTCGCGCTACCGCTCACCGCCGTCGTCACCCTTGACGCGAACGCCAAGCAACTAGGCTTCCTCGGCGCAGCCAGCTACGCCCCCTACTTGCTTTTTGCTATCCCCGCCGGCCTCTTGGTTGACCGGTGGCAACGACGCGGAGTCCTGATTGCATCCAACGCGCTTCAGGCCGTAGCAATCGGGACTATCCCTGTCCTTGCTGCCACACATCGGTTGACCTTCGCATGGCTGCTGGCCATGGCCGGCGTTGCGGGGATCGGCAAGGTTTTCTTCAACATCGCTCATCGTTCGTACCTACCGGCGATCGTTCCGACCGAGCACCTCACGGGTGCGAACTCGCGCCTGACAGCGAGTGAGTCAGTCGCCGAAGTCGGTGGGCCAGGTCTTGCCGGTTTGCTTGTTCAGGTGATCGGTGCACCGTTTGCGCTGCTCGTTGATGCCGTGAGCTACCTCGCTTCAGCCGTGGGTGTTGCGGCAGTACGAACCCGCGAAAAGGCCGCCCTTGTGGACCGCAGTACGCCGCTACGGACCCAGATGGGACAGGGATTCCGCCTCATTTTTCGCAACCCCTACCTGCGGGCGTTTCTTGGGGAGGCGGCCAGCTACAACTTGTGCTGGCAAGTGGTGCAGACAGTCTTGGTGATCTTCGCCGTTCGTACCCTTGGCATGTCGCCGGGCACCCTGGGTTTGATGATGTCGATCGGCGCGATCGGCGCGCTGCTCGGAGCCACTGTGACTGGGCGTGCGGCCGCACGATTTGGCCTGGGAAAAACACTCGTAGCCGCCGCCGTGCTCGGAGACCTGGCTCCTCTCATCCTCCCAGCCACTCAGCGAGGGATGTGGGCAGCGCCGATCCTTGCCACAGCCTTCTTCGTGCAAGGTTTCGGCATCACGGCGTGCAACGTCCACGGCATGAGCGTGCGGCAAACCGTCACACCCGATCACTTACTCGGACGCACCAACGCCGCGTACTCGTTCGTCGCGCAAGGAGTCCAAATGCTCGGTGCGCTACTTGGCGGGTGGCTCGGCGCGGCAACCGGCACCCGAGGCGCGCTACTCATCGGAACGCTCGGCCTGCTCAGCACAAGCCTGTTCCTCATCCTCTCCCCACTACGACATGTCCGCACCCTGAAGGACGTGGCTGAACCAGATTCGCGGCTTTGCCAGGCGTAGCAATAACGAAACCGTTTCTGCTACAAGGGTTTTTGCCCCACCGCGAAAGAGCCAAGAGCCAGACCTAGTCCTGAGTCTTCGACGTCTCTGGCTTGTAGTAGTCCTGCATGAGTTCGCTCGCCCACTGGGGCTGGTGCACGTCACCGCGGCCCCATGACGCAGCTCCTCATCGGCCAAACCGACGGCTTGGCTCTCGTCGCTGACGCGGGGCGGCGGACGCAGGCGACGGGAGAGTCGGTGAGGACGCCAACGTCGCGGATGCCGTAGTCGTCGACTTGGAAGCACGGCAGCCAGGGGTGGATGTTCATCTGGGCGGTCTGGGCGTGCCCGCCGTAGCTGAGCAGCCTGCCGCAGCCAGGCGGTGAAAGGGGTCATCGCTGGAGGGGCCCAGCAGACGCTCCAGCGGTACGGACGGCGCCCTGGGGACTGCGACTGCGATCGGCACGGTTGGCCCGATCGCAGTCGGGCCCACGTCGCGGGTCATCGGCATCTCCCCATGTCTTTACCGAGCAACGAATCCAGCGACATTCACTTGATTTCCAACCGCAATTTGTCTCTCCTGCTATAGTCTTAGCATGAACGAGGATCCCGCGGCCCGCAGCCACTTGGAGGAGGTCATCCGCCACGCCCGCACGGAAGGCCCCCTCGACGACCTGTGCGCGCTGATCGAGAAGGTGCACGAGACCAACCGGAAGCGGCACGAACCCAAACTGGGTGACGATGCCCTCTCTTTCGGGATCCAGTGCCACCGCAACATCCTTCAACTCGCCCCCGCGCACATCGGGAACATGCAGGAGGTCGAGGTCAGCGGCTCCCAGACCCTGGAGATCAGCTTCGCCAGCAAGGTCTGGCACCTGAGCAAGGTCACCTCACGCACGGCCACATGGAGTCCGCACCAGATCAGCTGGGACAGCAGCGAAGTGCGTCTGCGCGCTGCCCGGGCGAACACCAGGCTCTACTGGCCCAGCGAGGAGACGCTCTTCGCGTCCCTCCCGCCAGATGACCTTTCGCTCTACAACACCAAGCCACAGGCGCTGCATTACCTCCACCTGGCCTGGCAGGGGCTGGACGAGGACGGGATCCGCATCTTCGCCGGCTTCCCGCGGGTGGGCTCCTCGCCGTGGCTCGCGGTGGTCGAGCTCACCACCGGCCGCGGCGGCACCGGTGGTCTACCCCTGCCCGGCGACGTCTCGCCTACGAGCTCGCCCGATCACGACGCCATGGCCGAGCCCACGGTGGCGGTCAAGCGCCGTCGACCCGCCGGGCAGGAGGAAGCGCCGCACTCAGGCGCTGGGTCATGACCGAGATGCTGGACTTCGACGCCGGCCGCCAGCGTGCGGCGCGGCGCCGAGCGCAAGGAGTCATCAGCGACTTCGACCCTAGCCGCCTGGCCCTGGCTCGCCGCCTCGCCGGGCAGCGCCGCACGGTGCTGGCCCAGGCAGCCGGGGTGACTCCGGCGGCGATTACGCAGTACGAGAAAGGTCAGTCGCGACCGACCCTGCCCGTCGTGGAAGCCATGGCCGACGCGCTGAGCGTCGTCCCGGACTTCTTCCGGGCCGGGCACCCGGTAGCCGCACTTGACACCTCAGGGGCGCACTTCCGCAGCCTGCGCTCCACCAGCGCGCTGGAGCGGGACAAGGCATTGGCCTTCGCAGAGCTCACCTTGGCCGTCCTCGAGGCGGTTGAGCGCTACGTGGAGCTACCGCCGGTGGCTTTGCCGGACCTTGCGGTGTCTCCGGAGCTGCGGCTGGCCGAGGTGGCTGAGCTGGCCCGGCAAGCGAGAACGGCACTGGGAGTTGGCGCGGGCCCGGTTTCTCACGTCGTTCGTCTGCTGGAATCCCACGGGGTCGTCGTCGTACAGCTCGATGACGCCACCCGACGGGTAGATGCCTTCTCCCACCAGCAGGGGACACGCCCTCTCGTCCTGCTCAACCCCCACAAGGGCGACAAGGCCCGCAGCCGGTTCGACGCCGCGCATGAACTGGGCCATCTGCTGATGCACCACGACACCGAGCCCGGCTCCCGGGTGGTGGAGGAGCAGGCCCACGCCTTCGCCGCGGAGTTCCTGGCTCCCGCTGACCAGATCACCGACGAGCTGCCACGACGGCTGGACTGGACGACGCTGCATGCACTCAAGAAGCGGTGGGGTCTGAGCCTGAAGGCGCTGCTCGTGCGGGGACACCACCTGGACGTCTTCGGCGAGAGCACCTACAAGCGGGGGCTGCGTCAGCTCAGCTCCTGGGGCCTGCCCGAGCCGGGCCCCTTGGGGCCACCTGAGGGTCCAATCCTGCTGCCACGGGCGGTGGCGCTGCTGGAGGAGGACGAGGACGCGATCGGCCGGCTCGCCGCCGAGACAGGGCTGCCCGCGGCCACAGTAATGCGGGTGCTCGACGCCGCTGGCAGCGAGACGGAACGACCTGTTCTCAGTCTGCGCCGGTAGGTCCGGCGGGCCGCGAGGGTCCTCGCAAGCACTCCCGGGCAATGTTCATGCGGCCCCAATGGGGAACGCGGGCAGCATCTGACGCGAACAGCGCCGCCAAACACCAGGACGAGCGCCTACGGTCGAGCCTAATCGCGCGCCTTCTATTACATGGGATAATGCATGGAATCCCGTGTAATAAGCCGTAGGGTGACCTCATGGCCACGCCGACCGACCCACCCGGAACAACGCCCTCGACGCACTCGGTCGCGGGGACGGTCGCACGGGTGTCAGCGACCACAGATGCGGTACAGCTGCTCGACGACGTACCGCTCACCGAAGCCGAGACCGAGTACGTCGAGGCCGCCCGGGCGGCGAACACACTGCGCGGGTACCGCTCGGACTGGACCGAATTCACCACCTGGTGCGTCCAGCACGACCGAGACCCGTTGCCGGCGGCCGCCTCGACGATCACCGGGTACCTGTCCGACCTGGCCAAAGCCGGCGCGAAGGTCGGCACGATGAGCCGGCGCCTGTCCGCGTTGAAATTCGTCCACCAGTTGCAGGACCTACCCGACCCCACCAGCAACGCCCGGGTGGTCGCGGTCTGGGAAGGGATCCGCCGCACCCACGGCGCACCACCAGATCAAGCCACCCCGTTGATGCCCCCCGAACTGTTCGACGTTCTCGCCGCCTGCCCCACCACCAGGATCTGGAAGACCAAGAACCGGGCACCCGAACCAGACCTGGCCGGGCACCGCGACCGGGCGCTGCTGCTCGTCGGGTTCGTCGGCGCCCTGCGCCGCAGCGAACTCGCCGCCCTCCAGGTCGAGCACGTCGACGAGCACCCCAACGGGCTCGTCCTGACGCTGCCCCGGTCCAAGACCAACCAGCACGGCACCGAAGCCGAACTCGTAGTCCTCCCCCGCTCCGGCAACCCCGACCGGTGTCCCGTCACCGCACTGCGCGCCTGGCTCGAGCTCGCCCAGATCACCACCGGCCCCGTCTTCCAAGGAGTGACCAAGGGAAACAAGGCCACCGGCCGGTCACTGCACCCCGAGTCGATCAACACCCTCGTCCAGCACGCGATCGGCCGCGCCGGGATCGACCCACTCCCCTACTCCGCGCACTCCCTGCGCGCGGGGTTCATCACCTACGCACACCTGCGCGGGGCGACCGACCGCGCGATCGCCCACCAGTCCCGGCACCGGTCCCTGACTACCCTCGGCGGCTACGTCCGCATCCACAACGCCTGGACCGACAACGCCGCCACCAGCCTCGGCCTCTGAGTAGGAACATCGGGGGTGATCGGAGCCCACGTGACAGTTTCCGCGACCCCCCGCCCCCGCAAAGGGCGGTCGGCGACCGGCAGCTGAGATCATGTCAGGTTATTGAATACTCAGAGTATTATATATACTGAGTTCTTGATATGCAGGTTGGTACCCTTGTTGCATGAGCACCCCCCGCTACCGGCAGATCGCCGACGACCTCCGGGCTCGCATCGCCGCCGGCGACTACGTCGTGGGCGACAAGCTGCCCTCGCTGCTCGCGCTGCAGCGTGAGTACGACGTGTCGGGCATCAACACGGTCCGGCACGCACTACAGGTGCTGGCCTCACAGGGCTTGGTCCGCACCGACCGCGGCCGTGGCACGTTCGTCACCGCCACCGACTATCCAGGGGCTGGCCGAGAGGACCTCCTCGCCGCACTTCGCCAAGCGCGCGACGCGGTCGACCAAGCCATCGCCTATGTGCAGGCAGACGAACCACCGCATGTCGACGATCAGGTCGCACCGGAAGCGGTCACATCATCGTCGCGCACCAGCACCCTTAGCACCTCGGCGCAGAGAACACTGTTCGACACCATCGTGGAGGCCATCGGCGCGACCGCTCCCCCAGACCACTGGCCAGACACCGTCGAAGCGCTAGCCACCCACCGCAACCGTGCCGCAGCACTAGTCCGTCGTGGCCTGCACGATGTCGAAGTCTCCCTCATGCGTCGCGGCCGCCGACGCGACGACGGCTACAAAACCGACGCAGTCCAGACCTATTCCGCCGGTGACGCCGCGGCCGCTGTGCGGGACATACGCCGATACCTGACTCCAAGATAGCCCGGACCACCGAATCCT
The window above is part of the Calidifontibacter indicus genome. Proteins encoded here:
- a CDS encoding MFS transporter, with the translated sequence MSAQPATRTRVRRTALPRLLFAVALANMAYTVLVPFVPLLADRFDMSPLQIGIAFGGFAAAKAVVQPFGGRLVDRWGGLPVAFGGLCVAATATLALATSTNATSIVAFRVLWGVGEGFAMPGLYQLTSQLGQRSSIGRAKALGRFGAAAVIGMTAGPGLVAAFSGTITFRTAFIIGAAMTYLSAALILTERADLAGTHTDTGSAATGGEELARNAGLSSRQLLVAALMLGAADLFNNFIYAALEPIYPLHLKEILHASQTTIEVTFFCGLGIFAIGSFFAGTLVERWGARNSAAAAFIVQTLALLGGAAAGMTGVFVAAFFIVMAVQPVVYVALRTSVTQLTEGNEGTAFGWFGLASDVGWILGPIVAGALFQGLHGAVLLVLAAVTIAGLLTIWRTSTTQHTAPAPSVP
- a CDS encoding GNAT family N-acetyltransferase, whose translation is MSAGAQLVTDCGALFNQRQWQNAWSATSIESCLAETSLPVGNGHAVADGQRLRLISDSPFWTGYEADGDAPAIWSGNVAYLGTLYASTSPLNTLTIEQFTHVVAAALEQTRTWQAQALVIPGLERPDLVQVARAAQNALLMRLDVISRLQVPASIEDYLAGLSKSGRSGMRREHRRAQEAGVTFHRYRHDEEQLEAKIHRFADLTTQSATRHGIPALYDTASLLTMARTPMAALLTAESGGEVLAGTLAFVHDNVMVLWAAGVEQHGMEEHHAYTFLLHETIQSICGSAITVLDFGRGNVTFKQRRGFTATDQWTPVFVTAEDPRIESELVKMDTTIAQMLGQPA
- a CDS encoding YqcI/YcgG family protein, with the protein product MSTLEQDAAMQLEALQRAGDPMFAFPCIPAYQHRRSRRMGEHFLMCFQPRRIFFGVDRGDPGGERIREDIYARVEDWDAVPPHPQLVDLAYGDPTMREWRQYALPDQNTRLLEQCPLHTNGKVPR
- a CDS encoding CGNR zinc finger domain-containing protein gives rise to the protein MLDVEALALLGDHVALDFVNTIEDRTGHHPDDTLRTPDDLYRWARRVGIEDVSPESPLGSPRDELGRVVHLRESVHAILVAFDNGHAPSYMAMQVVSDTCVEACTHRRLIGGPPSLTWAWDRPCLENVRYHVALEAASLLTDPRLMARTRLCAAELCGWFYLDHSKNNSRRWCSMRGCGTREKAKRRTVSHA
- a CDS encoding MFS transporter, whose protein sequence is MTDNASRDSAASGRWRRDFRFVWAAESASLLGSQVLQLALPLTAVVTLDANAKQLGFLGAASYAPYLLFAIPAGLLVDRWQRRGVLIASNALQAVAIGTIPVLAATHRLTFAWLLAMAGVAGIGKVFFNIAHRSYLPAIVPTEHLTGANSRLTASESVAEVGGPGLAGLLVQVIGAPFALLVDAVSYLASAVGVAAVRTREKAALVDRSTPLRTQMGQGFRLIFRNPYLRAFLGEAASYNLCWQVVQTVLVIFAVRTLGMSPGTLGLMMSIGAIGALLGATVTGRAAARFGLGKTLVAAAVLGDLAPLILPATQRGMWAAPILATAFFVQGFGITACNVHGMSVRQTVTPDHLLGRTNAAYSFVAQGVQMLGALLGGWLGAATGTRGALLIGTLGLLSTSLFLILSPLRHVRTLKDVAEPDSRLCQA
- a CDS encoding helix-turn-helix domain-containing protein, with translation MTEMLDFDAGRQRAARRRAQGVISDFDPSRLALARRLAGQRRTVLAQAAGVTPAAITQYEKGQSRPTLPVVEAMADALSVVPDFFRAGHPVAALDTSGAHFRSLRSTSALERDKALAFAELTLAVLEAVERYVELPPVALPDLAVSPELRLAEVAELARQARTALGVGAGPVSHVVRLLESHGVVVVQLDDATRRVDAFSHQQGTRPLVLLNPHKGDKARSRFDAAHELGHLLMHHDTEPGSRVVEEQAHAFAAEFLAPADQITDELPRRLDWTTLHALKKRWGLSLKALLVRGHHLDVFGESTYKRGLRQLSSWGLPEPGPLGPPEGPILLPRAVALLEEDEDAIGRLAAETGLPAATVMRVLDAAGSETERPVLSLRR
- a CDS encoding site-specific integrase — encoded protein: MSATTDAVQLLDDVPLTEAETEYVEAARAANTLRGYRSDWTEFTTWCVQHDRDPLPAAASTITGYLSDLAKAGAKVGTMSRRLSALKFVHQLQDLPDPTSNARVVAVWEGIRRTHGAPPDQATPLMPPELFDVLAACPTTRIWKTKNRAPEPDLAGHRDRALLLVGFVGALRRSELAALQVEHVDEHPNGLVLTLPRSKTNQHGTEAELVVLPRSGNPDRCPVTALRAWLELAQITTGPVFQGVTKGNKATGRSLHPESINTLVQHAIGRAGIDPLPYSAHSLRAGFITYAHLRGATDRAIAHQSRHRSLTTLGGYVRIHNAWTDNAATSLGL
- a CDS encoding winged helix-turn-helix domain-containing protein, whose translation is MSTPRYRQIADDLRARIAAGDYVVGDKLPSLLALQREYDVSGINTVRHALQVLASQGLVRTDRGRGTFVTATDYPGAGREDLLAALRQARDAVDQAIAYVQADEPPHVDDQVAPEAVTSSSRTSTLSTSAQRTLFDTIVEAIGATAPPDHWPDTVEALATHRNRAAALVRRGLHDVEVSLMRRGRRRDDGYKTDAVQTYSAGDAAAAVRDIRRYLTPR